Genomic DNA from Candidatus Zixiibacteriota bacterium:
GCTACGCGGTGCACCTGGGGATTACTTCGACGGACGAGGAGTTGCTGGTTATCCTGGGGGACACGATCGTTGAAATAGACTGGAAGGGAATGATTGCGACGGGCCACAACTGCCTGGCGGTGAAGGAAGTGGCCAATCCGCGGGCGTTCGGGGTGGTCGAGACCAACGGCGACCGGATCGTGCGGCTGGTCGAGAAGCCGGCGAATCCGCCGACGAATCTGGCGGTGGTCGGGGTATACTATATTCGCGACGTGAAATCGTTCCATCAGTGCACGAGCGAGATCATCGAACGGGGGGTGACGACGCACGGCGAGATTCAGTTGACCGACGCCTTCGATTTGCTCTTGAAAAAGGGCTCGACATTGCACACATTCCCCACCCTGGGCTGGTACGATTGCGGCCGCAAGGAGAACATGCTGGAGACGAACCGGTATATTCTGGAGCGGCATCATGCGACGGCCGAGCGCAACGGCTGTACGATCAAGCCGCCGGTGTACATCGCCGAAGACGCGGTGGTGACGAAATCGACGATCGGGCCGTACGTCTCAATCGGGCGTGGCGGCAAGATCAGCAATTCGACGATTACCGATTCGATCCTGGCGGACAACGTCACGGCGGAGTGGTCGGTGCTGACCGATTCGCTGGTGGGCAACAATGTGACGATCAGCAATGCCAGCGGCTGTTTTGACCTGGGCGACTCGGCGACGGTCAGCGGCAAACTCAAATCCGGAAAATAAGCGCGTCGCTGCGGCGACATTTGCATAAGGACTGTTTATGACAGACAGAAGATACCTGTTCACCTCGGAGTCGGTCACGGAGGGTCATCCGGACAAGCTGTCGGATCAGATCTCGGACGGGGTCCTGGACGACCTGCTGAGCCAGGACCCGCTGAGCCGCGTCGCCTGCGAGACGTTTGTGACGGTCGGGCTGGTGGTGGTTGGCGGCGAGATCACCACCAACGGTTTTGTGGATATCCAGAAGCTGGTGCGGCAGATCGTCAAGGAGATCGGCTACACGAAACCGACCTACGGATTTTCGTACGATTCGTGCGCGATCCTGAATGCGATCGGTTCGCAGTCGCCCGATATCGCCCAAGGGGTCGATACCGGCGGCGCGGGCGACCAGGGGTTGATGACGGGCTATGCCTGTGATGAGACGCCGGAGTTGATGCCAATGCCGATCATGCTGGCCCATCGCCTGTGCCGGCGGCTGACGGAGGTGCGCAAGCAAGGGACGCTTGGTTTTCTGGGGCCGGACGGCAAGTCGCAGGTGACGATCGAATATGTCGACGGCAAGCCGCAGCGCTGCGAGGCGATCGTGCTGTCGTCGCAACATGACGAGACGATTCTCGACAAGACCGGCAAGAAGATCACGGAAGCGGCACGGCAGGAAATGATCGACGCGGTCATCAAGCCGATTGTGCCGGCGGCGATGCTGGACGACAAAACGAAGATTTACGTGAACCCGACCGGCAAATTCGTGATCGGCGGGCCGCAGTCGGATACCGGCATGACGGGGCGCAAGATCATCGTCGACACTTACGGCGGGATGGCCTCGCACGGCGGCGGCGCGTTTTCGGGCAAGGATCCGACCAAGGTGGACCGCTCGGCGGCGTATATGGCGCGCTACATTGCGAAGAACATCGTGGCTGCCGGGCTGGCGCGGCGCTGCACGGTGCAGTTGGCGTACGCGATCGGGGTGGCGGAGCCGGTGTCGATCATGGTCTACACCGACAAGACTTCGGACATCGACGAGGCGCGCCTGATCGCGCTGATTCGGAAGCATTTTGCGCTGACACCGAAGGGGATTATCGAGATGCTGCAGTTGCGGCGGCCGATTTATCGGAAGACGGCGGCGTACGGGCATTTCGGCCGCAGCGAGCCGGAGTTTACGTGGGAGAAGACCGACAAGGCCGGCGATTTGAAGAAGGACGCTTAGGCGGCCGCGACACTGAAGAAATCGAGTTTTAATCACAGGAGTGTTCGTTTGAAGTCATACGACGTCAAGGATCTGAAGCTGGCGGGCGAAGGGCGCCGCCGCATCGAGTGGGCGGCGAACTTCATGCCGGTATGCCGGCTGATTGAGGAGCGATTCAAGAAGGAGAAGCCGCTGAAGGGGTATCGGCTGGCGGCATGCCTGCACGTAACCACCGAGACCGCCAATTTGATGCGGGTGCTGAAGGCGGGCGGCGCGGAGATTGCATTGTGCGCCTCCAATCCGCTGTCGACGCAGGATGATGTCGCGGCGGCGCTGGTGAAGGATTTGGGAATCAGCGTGTATGCGATTTGTGGAATCGACACCAAGGGTTACTATCGCCATATCAAGTCGGCGCTCGACAGCAAGCCGCAGATGACGATGGATGACGGCGCCGACCTGGTGAGTGTGCTGCACTCAGAACGGAAGGACCTGCTGAAGAATGTGATCGGCGGGACGGAAGAGACGACGACCGGCGTAATCCGGTTGCGGGCCATGGCCGAGAACAAAGTTCTGCGGTATCCGATTATCGCGGTCAATGATTCGATGACCAAGCACATGTTCGACAACCGCTACGGCACCGGACAGTCGACGATTGACGGGATCATCCGCGCGACGAATTTCCTGATTGCGGGCGCGACGGTGGTGATCGCCGGTTACGGCTGGTGCGGTCGCGGCGTGGCGATGCGGGCGAAAGGGCTCGGGGCGGATGTGATCGTGACCGAGGTGGACGAAGTCAAGGCGATCGAAGCGGTGATGGACGGCTACCGGGTAATGCCGATGGCGCAAGCGGCGCCGCTGGGGGATATTTTCGTGACGCTCACCGGCAACATCCACGTGATCCGACCGGAGCATTTCGCCAAGATGAAATCGGGCGCGATCGTCTGCAACAGCGGGCATTTCAACGTCGAGCTGGATCTGGTCGGTTTGGCGAAGATGGCGAAGAAGCGGCGGATGGTAAGGAATCTGGTCGAGGAATTCACGCTGCGATCGGGGCGCAAGGTCAATATCCTTGGCGAAGGTCGACTGATCAATTTGGCGGCGGCGGAAGGTCATCCGGCGATGGTGATGGATATGTCGTTCGCCAATCAGGCGCTGGCGTCGGAGTACATCGTGAAGAACCACCGGAAGCTGACGATAAGCGTGTTTGCGCTGCCGAAGAAGGTGGATCAGAACGTGGCGGCGCTGAAGCTCAAGTCGATGGGGACGGCGATCGACAAGCTGACGGCGGAGCAGAAGAAGTATCTGGCGAGCTGGGAGATGGGGACGTAGCGCGCCGGGACAGAGATGAGTATGACGGGGTGGAGACGATGGTCTTCACCCCGATTCTGTTTGTGGGTAATGGAAGACCCTCACCCCGGGCCCCTCTCCCAGAGGGAGAGGGGCGGATACACGTCTGGGTCGCAGGGATCCTGACCTACGAAGGGCGGCACGAAATCGTGGAAGGAGACACCCTGTCTCGAGCCTGCCGAATGGGAGACAGGCATGGGGTTGAGAGAAGTTGTGGTATGCAGATGATCCTGGCGCTGGCGAAGCGAGCTCGATACACCCCTTTTGGTAGAGGGGAATCGATACTCAACCGTGGTCATGGGTTGGGGCGCTGATTTGGCGGGTGCCTCTTCGCTGTTGATTTTGTGTTGAACAGCGATCGACAACACCCGATACTACTACCGATGAAGCTGGTGACGGCGGAACAGATGCGGGCGATCGATCAGCGCGCAATTCAGGAACGCGGGATTCCCGGCTTGAAGCTGATGGAGAACACGGGGCGCGGTGTTGCCGAGTGGGCACGCGAGATTCTCGGCGGCGAAGTCGCGGGCAAGCGGGTGGTGGTGGTATCAGGCAAGGGGAATAACGGCGGCGACGGGTATGTCGTGGCGCGGTACCTGAGCGGCTGGGGGTCCAAGGTACAGGTGATCGTAATTGCGCAGCGCGACGAGATCAAGGGGGA
This window encodes:
- a CDS encoding adenosylhomocysteinase; the protein is MKSYDVKDLKLAGEGRRRIEWAANFMPVCRLIEERFKKEKPLKGYRLAACLHVTTETANLMRVLKAGGAEIALCASNPLSTQDDVAAALVKDLGISVYAICGIDTKGYYRHIKSALDSKPQMTMDDGADLVSVLHSERKDLLKNVIGGTEETTTGVIRLRAMAENKVLRYPIIAVNDSMTKHMFDNRYGTGQSTIDGIIRATNFLIAGATVVIAGYGWCGRGVAMRAKGLGADVIVTEVDEVKAIEAVMDGYRVMPMAQAAPLGDIFVTLTGNIHVIRPEHFAKMKSGAIVCNSGHFNVELDLVGLAKMAKKRRMVRNLVEEFTLRSGRKVNILGEGRLINLAAAEGHPAMVMDMSFANQALASEYIVKNHRKLTISVFALPKKVDQNVAALKLKSMGTAIDKLTAEQKKYLASWEMGT
- a CDS encoding methionine adenosyltransferase, with translation MTDRRYLFTSESVTEGHPDKLSDQISDGVLDDLLSQDPLSRVACETFVTVGLVVVGGEITTNGFVDIQKLVRQIVKEIGYTKPTYGFSYDSCAILNAIGSQSPDIAQGVDTGGAGDQGLMTGYACDETPELMPMPIMLAHRLCRRLTEVRKQGTLGFLGPDGKSQVTIEYVDGKPQRCEAIVLSSQHDETILDKTGKKITEAARQEMIDAVIKPIVPAAMLDDKTKIYVNPTGKFVIGGPQSDTGMTGRKIIVDTYGGMASHGGGAFSGKDPTKVDRSAAYMARYIAKNIVAAGLARRCTVQLAYAIGVAEPVSIMVYTDKTSDIDEARLIALIRKHFALTPKGIIEMLQLRRPIYRKTAAYGHFGRSEPEFTWEKTDKAGDLKKDA